A window from Prochlorococcus marinus CUG1435 encodes these proteins:
- the rpiA gene encoding ribose-5-phosphate isomerase RpiA yields MKQIVADAAINEVQSGMVLGLGSGSTAALMIKSLADEIRSGKLQNIRGVATSFQSEVLAFQLDIPLIDLASVSQIDLAIDGADEVDPNFQLIKGGGACHVREKLVASKANQLLIVVDETKLVKNLNQSFPLPVEVLPNAWKQVQEVISEMNGNSTLRMATKKAGPVVTDQGNLILDVLFNDGIKNPKDIEMTINNIPGVLENGLFVDLTDKVLVGKIEQSKPVVYSPSKVG; encoded by the coding sequence ATGAAACAAATTGTTGCTGATGCAGCAATTAATGAAGTCCAAAGCGGCATGGTTCTTGGATTAGGATCTGGATCTACAGCAGCGCTTATGATAAAAAGCCTCGCAGATGAAATTCGTTCTGGGAAACTCCAAAATATAAGAGGTGTTGCCACTTCCTTTCAATCAGAAGTTTTGGCGTTCCAACTAGATATCCCGCTTATCGATTTAGCTTCTGTTTCTCAAATCGATTTAGCTATTGATGGAGCAGATGAAGTGGATCCGAACTTTCAATTAATAAAAGGAGGGGGAGCATGCCATGTAAGAGAAAAGTTAGTAGCATCTAAAGCTAATCAATTGTTGATTGTCGTCGACGAAACTAAACTTGTAAAAAATTTAAATCAATCTTTTCCTTTACCTGTAGAGGTCCTTCCAAATGCCTGGAAGCAAGTTCAGGAAGTTATTTCAGAAATGAATGGAAATTCTACTTTAAGAATGGCTACTAAAAAAGCTGGCCCAGTTGTTACTGACCAAGGAAACCTCATCTTGGATGTGTTGTTTAATGATGGTATTAAGAATCCAAAAGATATTGAAATGACTATTAATAATATTCCAGGAGTACTAGAAAACGGATTGTTCGTTGATCTTACAGACAAAGTATTGGTTGGTAAAATTGAACAAAGTAAACCAGTTGTTTACTCCCCATCAAAAGTTGGCTAA